Proteins encoded in a region of the Plodia interpunctella isolate USDA-ARS_2022_Savannah chromosome 27, ilPloInte3.2, whole genome shotgun sequence genome:
- the LOC128681479 gene encoding coiled-coil domain-containing protein 113-like, giving the protein MMSQLTKSTASHNSRSLSRLMYDTDELTDEELIRQVNDLKKQIKILSLENEIIEKTITRLEPSLMHGVQQALEYALKLNSTSSLNVGSFVKSQTSKIGGLALDSFNSPSRTLAFSSPSRISARKFDSSSAKLGGTIIFGAGPRVNVIERSELVLAEMEILINNLEKARNKAAKKHALLKAQIEEIKVREGDIDKASALFQHEVIVGGWDKIAQRIPAEIWIRFMTEWVKQCDSKIGKLRLRTSTLNTQYGKLTGQIRVKTELSESLRAVDFEKLKIENSESEKLIDYKFQQLVELKKMTGDANLTLTIHKKAMMDQNNYLIGIVNSIKNREILTVQLDKERDRIEEQADSLDQRLTEVKKVRLAYEVPDIMDYVQVKSELTDLKHAIKMLDNRVHIYQIALTSLKKKMVSMRK; this is encoded by the coding sequence atgatgtCCCAACTAACTAAAAGTACAGCCAGCCACAACTCAAGATCTCTGAGCAGATTGATGTATGACACAGATGAATTGACCGACGAAGAGTTGATAAGACAAGTCAACGatttaaagaaacaaataaagatattgtCTTTAGAAAATGAGATCATTGAAAAGACCATAACCAGGTTGGAGCCATCGCTGATGCATGGCGTGCAACAAGCGTTAGAATACGCCTTGAAATTAAATAGCACTTCTTCACTGAACGTCGGTAGTTTTGTGAAGTCGCAAACTTCGAAAATAGGTGGTTTAGCTTTAGACTCTTTCAACAGCCCGTCAAGAACATTAGCCTTTTCCAGCCCATCAAGAATTTCAGCAAGAAAATTCGACTCTTCGTCGGCCAAATTGGGTGGAACTATCATTTTTGGAGCCGGTCCCCGAGTCAATGTCATAGAAAGATCTGAACTTGTTCTAGCAGAAatggaaatattaattaataatcttgAGAAGGCTCGGAATAAAGCCGCCAAAAAACATGCTCTTCTTAAAGCCCAAATCGAGGAAATAAAAGTCAGAGAGGGAGATATTGATAAAGCCAGTGCTTTGTTCCAACATGAAGTTATAGTAGGCGGTTGGGATAAAATAGCTCAGCGGATCCCAGCCGAAATATGGATACGATTCATGACGGAGTGGGTAAAACAATGCGACAGCAAAATCGGTAAACTGAGGCTTAGAACGAGCACTTTAAACACACAATACGGCAAACTGACAGGTCAAATTCGAGTCAAGACAGAGTTGAGCGAAAGTCTGAGGGctgttgattttgaaaaactcAAAATTGAAAACAGTGAGAGTGAAAAGCTAATAGATTATAAATTCCAACAGTTGGTTGAGTTGAAAAAGATGACCGGCGATGCAAACTTAACTTTGACTATACACAAGAAGGCTATGATGGATCAGAATAATTACTTGATCGGCATTGtcaattctataaaaaatagagaGATACTAACAGTGCAACTCGATAAAGAGAGAGATAGAATTGAAGAGCAAGCGGATAGTTTAGATCAGAGATTGACGGAGGTGAAGAAAGTGCGCTTGGCATATGAAGTGCCTGATATTATGGATTACGTGCAAGTGAAATCAGAATTAACTGACTTGAAGCACGCTATAAAGATGTTGGACAACAGAGTTCACATATATCAGATCGCGTTGACGTCATTGAAGAAGAAAATGGTGTCAATGAGGAAGTAG